Genomic window (Chitinophaga parva):
ACCTGTTTAATGTCTTTGAAAACAGGGGACGGTGCAGGCAGGCGGTTGTTATCACTGGTCGTGGACAGCCGTTTGCCGGTAGCGGCCAGGCCTTGCAGGGGATTCAATGCAGCGGCCAGCAGGGTGAGGGCACCGGCGCCTAAAAAACTTCTGCGATCATACGGAGTAATTGCTTTCATGACGTTCTTTTTTATGGATCGCTGTAATAAGTGTTGGTGTGTTGGGATGATGTAAAGGTAGGAGGGGGGCAGCTTCCCGGCCAGCAGTTTTAGGGTGAACCGGGCAAATCCGGGACTGAAACAGACAAGTATATAGCTTAATAAATGAGGTAGATCCCGGAGCTTTAGCACAAAATTATTTGAGCTGTGCAACAAAATTGAGGCTTGCACCGCGATGTAGTTTTGCATAAAAACAAAGCCATGAAACAGATAGATCGTATTTACATCAACGGGCAGTTTGTAGCCCCGAAAGGAACAGCAACCGCAGACATTATCAGCCCGGTGGATGGCACCATTGCTTCCCGGCTCACGTATGCCAATGAAGCCGACGCGCAGGACGCCATTATCGCCGCCAGCCGTGCACAGGCCACTTATGCGCAATCCACGCTCCCGGAGCGCGCGGGCTACCTGCAACGCATACACGATGAGATCATGCTGCGCATGGATGCACTGATAGAAGCTACCATCGTGGAGTACGGCGCCACCCGCGAGCGCGCCAAATGGTCTAACATGCTGGCGGCTACTACTTTTACCGGCTTTATCCCGGTGATGGAAAAATATGCATTTGAAAAACCGGTCAATGAATCTACCGTGATCATGGAGCCGGTGGGCGTATCTGCCATTTTTACCCCGTGGAATTCCAGTTCCGGCTCCATCGCCGTAAAGCTGGCGCCCGCGCTGGCAGCTGGTTGCGCGGTGATCATCAAGCCCAGTGAATTCAGCCCCTGGCAGGCGCAGCTCATCATGGAAGCCATCCACGCAGCAGGATTGCCCGCCGGTGTGGTGAACATGGTGAATGGCCGCGGGGATGTGATCAGTAAAGCACTGATGGAAAGCAACAGCGTTACCAAGATCGCTTTCACCGGCTCCACCACGGTAGGTAAAATGATCGCACAGCAAGCTGTGCGTACGATGAAACGACTCACCCTGGAACTGAGTGGTAAATCTGCCAACATTATCCTGGAAGATGCGGATCTCTCCAAAGCCTTGCCCCTGGCCCTGCAGGCCATCTTCATGAACAACGGGCAGGCCTGCATTGCGGGTTCCCGCCTGCTGGTACCGGCCGGTAAACTGGACGAAGTGAAAGTGGGTTTACTGGAAGCCTATCAAACATTTAAAGTAGGCAACCCCAATGATGCCACGGTGAATATAGGCCCTGTAGCCAGCCAGCAACAATTTGACCGCATACAGCGGTACATCCAGGTTGCGCTGGATGAAGGCGCCACACTGATTGCCGGTGGCCTGGGCCACCCTGAAGGCCTGGAACAAGGGTTTTATGTGAAGCCCACGATCTTCATGGATGTAAATAACCAGATGCGCATCGCCCGCGAGGAAGTGTTCGGCCCCGTGCTCACAGTTATACCGTATCAAAATGAAGACGAAGCCATTGCCATTGCCAATGATACGGAGTATGGTCTTATGACCTACTTCAGCACCACCGATGTGGACCATGCTAAACAACTGGCCCGCCGCGTGCAGTCTGGCCGTGTGCTCATCAATACCCTGAAACATGATCCCCTGGCTCCTTTTGGTGGTTTCAAACATTCCGGCATAGGCCGCGAGAACGGAGACTTTGGCATAGAAGCCTTCCTGGAACCGAAGGCGTTGATTGTTTGATCGTACAGCGTACAGTGTACAACGTACAACGTACTTTCCCCTGTTGTGTGATGGCCTTGTTAAATTTAATGGATGATGTTGTTTGAAAATTACAGGTTTAACAATCGCGGTACGTTGTACGTTGTACACTGTACGTTGTACATTTGTTAACGGAATCTTAAAAAGCGCCGTGGCATGGCAAAACGGAATCATTCTTGTTTTACCGTACACGAACTAAAAATTTGAACCATGGCAAAGAACAACATCGAACACGTAAAGAACGAAATTCAACAGCTGGCCATCGGCAACTACAGGAGCTATCCGCAGGATTACGAAACTTCCGGTACAGCAGTAATACAGAACATCGAATCTTTGGCAAAAGGATATTGGGACAGCCGCATGGATAAAGAAATAACGCGCGACGAGCGTTTAGGTATTAGTCTCAACGATTACCAGCAATGGACCAAGGAAGCCTACGATGCATTTATGAAGGCAAACGGACATTCTTTGAACTAAAACATACCTTGGATACACGAAAGCGGGAAGATCAGTGGTGGTCTTCCCGCTTTTTTTGTAACCGGTGTAAGTGGTGATACTGGTGGTTTGCGTTCTACTGCAGGCCGTTGTGAACCTGGCCCACGTATTAAAACCCTCATTAAAAGTATTGATGAGATTGCCTTCCAGTTTACTTTCCCGGCAATGGTGGTATAGGCTTTGATGAGGGCACTGAGTGTTTGCGGTTGTCAGTTTTTCAATCCCCGGGCAAAAACCTATTCAACGAGTTTATTGAATAGTTGTTTACCTTTGAAGTAAAACGATCTCATGAAGTACATAATATCCTGCCTGTTCCTGCTGGCCGCATTCATCCTCCCCACGCATGCGCAGCAAAAAGACCCGTGGACGAGCGCCCAGTTGATGGAACCGGGTACACTGGCCGCCAGGATCAATGCCGGCCAGACCAAAGACCTCGTGGTCCTCTGCATTGGCCCCGGTGCCCTGGTAAAGGGTTCTGTGGACATAGGCCCTGCCCACGAAGCGGCCGGCTTGCAGCACCTGAAAGCCTACCTGCAGCAGGTAGACCGTAGCAAGACCGTTGTGATCTACTGCGGCTGCTGCCCGTTTGACAAATGTCCTAACATCCGCCCGGCTTTTGCAGAACTGACGGCCATGGGTTTTAAGAATGCCCGCTTGCTGGATCTGCCCCGGAACCTGAAAGCGGATTGGCTGGATAAAGGGTATCCGAAACAATAACGCCATGGCCCTCAATCCTGCCATATGAATAAGCGAGATTTCAAGGATAAGGTGTATGCAGAGCTGACCAGGGTAACGAAGGCGCTGGCCAACCCCCACCGGCTGGAGATCATAGACCTGCTGGCACAGGGCCCGTTTGCAGTGGAAGTAATAGCCGGCTACACAGGATTGTCTGTAGCCAATGCCTCCCAGCACCTGCAAACGCTTAAACAGGCAAACCTGGTGAGCATGACACGGGACGGCAATTTTATACGGTACCGCCTGGCCGGGGAAAATGTGTTCAGCGCATGGTCCGCGCTGCGGGAACTGGGCACGGCCTGCAATGCTGCTGTGGAGAAAGTGGTCACTGACTTCCGGAAGGGCCATGGTGGCCTGGATGCGGTAGATGCCATGACCCTGGCTAAAATGCTGGCAAAAGGACAGGTGATCCTGCTGGATGTAAGACCGGAGGAAGAATATGACCGCGGGCATATTCATCGGGCTATTTCCATGCCAGTGGCGCAGCTCCGCAAACACCTCGATGCATTGCCGAAAAGCAAGCTGATAGTGGCCTATTGCCGTGGCCCTTTCTGCGTGTACGCGGATGAAGCGGTGGCATTATTGAAGAAGAAAGGATACAAAGCCACCAGGTTAAATGAAGGATTCCCGGACTGGGCCCTGATGGGATTACCGGTGGAGGTGCCGGCACTGTCCTGAAAAATAGATTATGTAATGAACAGCAGTATCAGGCTGGGATTAAAAGAGAATTGGCGGCAATTCACGCTGCTGGTGCTGGTGAATATGCTGGTAGGCGGTATGGTAGGCCTGGAGCGTACCGTGGTACCTCTGGTGGGCACATCGGAGTTTAAGATAGGTGCAGATCTTGTTGTGTTTTCCTTCATCATTGCCTTTGGTGTAGTGAAGGCATTTACCAATCTTATTTCCGGTGTGCTGGCAGATAAATATACCCGCAAACGCGTGCTGGTACTGGGCTGGCTGGTAGGCTTGCCCGTGCCGTTCCTGCTGGCCTGGGGCCCTTCGTGGCGCTGGATCATTGGGGCCAATGTGCTCCTTGGCATCAGCCAGGGACTGGCCTGGTCTATGACGGTGAATATGAAAGTAGACCTGGTAGGTCCCCGGAAGCGTGGGCTGGCCATGGGATTGAACGAGGCGGCAGGTTACGGTGCGGTAGGCATTACCGCGTTGCTGACCGGCTATATTGCAGCCACACACGGGTTAAGGCCCCAGCCGTTTTACATCGGTATTGTTTACGCCGTAGCAGGGCTGCTGTTGTCCGTTTTTGTGGTGAGAGATACCCGCCCCTACGCACAATTGGAATCCGCGCAAACGCCCGTCACTACCGCAGGAGAGCCGGCACATAAACCAGGGCTGGGCTGGGTGTTCCGGGAAACTTCGCTGCGCAACAGCAACCTGTTTGCCGTATGCCAGGCAGGCCTGATCAATAACCTCAATGATGGCATGTCCTGGGGCGTATTTCCCTTGTTATTTATTTCGCTGGGCGTGGGGCTGGAAGGAGTGGGATGGATCAAGGCCATTTATCCCGCTGTCTGGGGCATGGGGCAGGTCTTTACCGGGCCGCTGGCAGACCGCATCGGGCGCAAACCGCTCATTGTATGGGGCATGTTCGTGCAGGCCGTGGGGCATGTGGTGATAGGTGCAGAGGTATGGTCTCCGCTTACATCCGGCATTGCGGGCTCAGTGCTGCTGGGCGCTGGCACTGCTATGGTGTATCCCGCGCTGCTGGCCGCGGTGAGCGATGCAGCGCATCCTTCGTGGCGGGCTTCTTCACTGGGTGTGTACCGCTTCTGGCGGGATATCGGTTATGCCGTGGGTGCTTTGATGGCGGGCGTTGTAGCCAGCCGGTTCGGGTTGATCTGGGCCGTGCATCTTGCAGGGCTGATCACTTTTCTTTCCGGGGTACTGGTCTGGGTGAAAATGGTGCCGCCCCTTAAAAAAGAGGCGGTGCACTTAAATACGGTATAAAAAGTGTTAGGCCTTATCAACCATTTTCTGGAAACTTTCCGGGTAACGGGCACCCTGGATCTGCAGTTTATCGGCTGCTTCTGTGATGGTCTTTAGTTCTGCGGCAGATAATTCAATGTTCACCGCTGCATTATTTTCCTCCAGGCGATGGAGTTTGCTGGTACCGGGGATCGGTACGATCCAGGGCTTTTGTGCCAGCAGCCATGCCAGCGCTATTTGTGCCGGGGTAGCATGCCTGGTGGCGGCCAGGTCCCGCAGCAGGTCTACCACCACCTGGTTGGCCCTGCGGTTGTCTTCAGAAAAGCGGGGAGAAATATTCCGGAAATCATTTGCACCAAACTGCGTATCCGCGCTGATAGCGCCGGTGAGAAAACCCTTGCCCAGCGGGCTGAATGGCACAAAGCCAATGCCCAGTTCTTCCAGCGTGGGAATGATCTGCTGCTCCGGTTCCCGCCACCACAAAGAGTATTCGCTTTGCAAGGCGGCCACGGGCTGTACCGCGTGGGCTTTGCGGATGGCAGTTACGCCGGCTTCAGACATGCCCCAGTGTTTTACTTTGCCTTCGCTGATCAGCTGCCCGATGGTGCCTGCCACTTCTTCAATGGGCACGGTAGGATCTACACGGTGCTGGTAGAAGAGGTCTATGTGGTCTGTTTTCAGTCTTTTCAGTGATGCTTCTGCCACGGCGCGGATGTTTTCCGGGCGGCTGTCTGTGCCTTGCGCGGGTATGCCGTTCTTAAAGCCAAACTTGGTGGCAATGACCACTTGGTTGCGGAAAGGGGCCAGTGCCTCGCCCAGCAGCTCCTCGTTGGTGCCGGGGCCATAAGCTTCGGCCGTGTCAAAGAAAGTAACGCCTGCATCATACGCTGCGCGGAGTAATTTTATGGCATCCTGCCTGTCCGGCGTAGGCCCCAGTCCAAAGCTAAGGCCCATACAGCCCAGGCCGAGCGCGGACACTTCCAGGCCACTTTTACCTAAGATTCTTTTTTCCATAGTTTTAGTTTTACAGCACAAATGTCGGATGCAAAAACGGGCTCGTACTTATACAGATCACTGGTTCTCCTACCAAGATCACAGGTGGGCTGCTGCCGTAGCGGGTGTGCAGCCGGAAAGGGTTAACTTTGGCATAGAAACCGTAGTTATGGAAGAGATTGTTAAAATAGACAGCGTAGACCTGTACAATAAATTGCGGGGCGTTCCCACCCAGCACCCGCTGGTGTCTGTAATAGACCTGTCTAAAGCACAGCTGATGCCGGCCAGGTCCTTCAATTTTGGCTTGTACGCTATTTTCCTGAAGTTACTGGACTGCGGCGAGTTGCGCTATGGGCGCCATCATTATGATTACCAGGAAGGCACGCTTGTTTTCATTGGCCCCGGCCAGGTGATCGGTGTAAAGAGAAAAATGGAGGTCGTTGCGCCTAAAGGCTGGGTAGTGGTCTTTCACCCCGAGTTAATAAAAGGCACGGCCCTGGGCCGTCACATGCAGGATTATTCTTTCTTTTCCTACGATGTGAATGAGGCCCTGCACCTCTCCGAAGAAGAACGGGAGATTGTACTGGACTGCTTCCGGAAGATCCAGTATGAACTGCAGCACAGCGTGGACCATCACAGTAAGACGCTGATCACTTCCAACATTGAACTGTTCCTCAATTATTGTAACCGCTTCTACGACCGCCAGTTCATTACGCGCGACAATGCACATAAAGGTGTGCTGGAAAGATTTGAAGCATTGCTGCTGGATTATTTCTCGGCCGGGAAACCGCAACAGGAAGGGCTGCCATCCGTGGCCTGGTGTGCACGGCAACTGAACTTGTCCGCCAATTATTTTGGCGACCTGGTGAAAAAGGAAACCGGCGTTTCCGCCCAGGAGTATATCCAGGGTAAGGTGATCGACATGGCAAAAGAGCGGGTGTCTGATATGGAGAAGTCCATCAGTGAGGTAGCGTACGATCTCGGTTTTAAATATCCCCAGCACTTCACGCGCCTGTTTAAACAGAAGGTAGGGCTGGCACCCAATGAATACCGGAAATTATACACTGCATAAAAGTGACAAGGGCTGTATCAAAAAAAGATACAGCCCTTGTTTTATCTGGGCGTCATTACACTCTTTTCAGTTTATAAGGATACACCTTCCCAGATGCCCACTGCGCCACGTACAGGTTATGATCCCGGTCCACGCACACATCATGCGGGTGTACAAAGATCTTGTCCGTCTGCGACATGGGTTGCAGTTGTCCGTCCACGTATTTCGGTTCACTGCCACCAATATTGCTGATCACTTTATTGTGTTTGTCCAGGATCGTTACAAACCCGCTGCCTTCCTTATTCATGTCCGGTGAGCGAAGTACGGCCGCATACAGGTAATCGCCCTGCACTACCGGGCGGCATACGCAGGCGCCGGGCAGGCGGATGATCTCCAGCAGCTTCCCCTCCCGGGAGAAACGCTTAAAGCAGTTGCGGGTACGGTCTGTAACCAGCAGGGAGCCATCTTTCCGGCGCGGGTCCAGCAGGATGCCGTGTGCATTGTCCAGGTGCTCGTCACCATCCCCGCGCCCGCCAAAATAGTTAAGTAACTCCCCCTTGCTGTTGTAATGCAGGATGTATTGTTCCCCGTAGCCATCGGCAATGAAGATGTCGCCATTGGATGCGATGGTGGTTTCTGTGGGTACAAATTTTTCCGGTTTTTCATACAGCTTCGCATCTGCCGGGGCATCTATGGTGAGCAGTATTTCCCCGGTCATGGTGGTTTTATACACCTGGTGTTTTACCGTGTCGGTGATGTAAAGAAATTCTGTACCATTCTCATCGTGCAAGGTGAGGCCGTGCGCACCGGGGAAGTGGTGTCCCCATGCATCCAGGACCTGTCCCCTGGTGTCGTAGACCAGCACATTGTTCTTGGTTTCGTTGGTGAGCAGGAGGATGCGCCCTTTTTTGTCCTGCACCATTTCATGGCAGTCATTCACCGGGTATTGCTGTGGCGTGCACTTGCTCCAATGCGTGTCCAGCGTGTAGCGCACTTCGTTGTGGCCGTACACTGGTTCTTTGCTGCTGCCCAGCAGGTTGTTCGTGAGCCACAGGCTGCCAATGGTGAGGGATGTGTTGCGGATAAACTGGCGGCGGGAAGAGCCGGTATCAGTTGGTTTGTTGCTGTGCTGTTTCATATAACGTGGTTTGTGGTGCAGCGATAGGCTGCTCCTGCTTTAGTGATTCGAGATAAGCCCGCCTTACTACAACGGCTGTTTTGTGAGCGCCCGTGTGGCTCCAGCCGGGCGGCATAAAAATGTAGCGTACCTTATTCCACAGGCCGGGTGCTTTCCATACATCCAGCGCCAGGTAATAAAATTCACCGAAGTAAACGTCCAAGAAGTTGCGGTTGTTCACATCCCTGGATACGCCATACTCAATGGGCAGGTTGGGTACTTCATGCTGGAAAGTACCAAACACACGGTCCCATATATTGAGCAGGTTACAGAAGTTGGTATCCATGTAGAGCGGGTTTTTAGCGTGATGCACCCGGTGGTGGGAGGGCGTTAAGATCCACCGGTTCAGGAAGCCAAGGCGCCCGTCTTTGACCACGTTTTCACCTGCGTGGATAAAGCCACCCCAGGTGCCATCAATGAACATAATGAAAAAGAGCAATGGCGGGTTTACACCAGCCAGCATGCACACCGTGGTACGGATGCAGTCTGCATAAGCACCTTCCAGGAAGAAGTGCGCATAGCTTACAGAAAGGTTCATGCTTTGCGGTGTGTGGTGCGTGGCATGCAGGCACCAGAACAAGCGTACACGGTGCCCCCAGAAGTGGTACAGGAAGTGCCCAAACTCCCAGATGATATACCCGTAAATGAGCCAGTACCACGTGAAGGTGGTTTTAAACAGTGCATACTTTTCAAACACCCCGATGCAGAATGCCACGGCCGCAATAGATAAAAAGCGGCCAATGACACGGTTGATGATGAAGATAAAAAAGGGCATGCGGTAATCTTCGATCTTGAACCGTTTGTATACAATGGCGCGTATAATTTCAATGACCAGTAAAAAGGGCAGTACGGGCGAAACAGCCCCCAAAATACCGTTTAAAGTAAGCAAGGCTTTGTAGTTACCTGTTTGATACATATCGAGCAGGGAACGCAGCCCCATGAAGCCGATCAGCTCGTCATATAGGTTGTGCATGATTTCCATACGTGGAATATTTGGTAGTTGGAAACTAATGAAAAATGAGCAATGACGGGTAGTTGGAAGGAAAGGAGTTTTTAATTATTGACAAAAGCGTGAAGAACTTGAAACATGGGGTGCAAACATAAGTAGGTGTATGTCTTGTTCTATTTGTATGGTTTGTTTTGGCCGCCAGTGATCATGCTTGGGCCGCCGTATTGCCAGGGCTACGCCTGCTGCCGCACTCACCACCCCCTTTGCCGCGCTCCGCTACTTTTCCCCCTGCCATTTCGCGGGAATGTATTTCCTTTGAGCCTGGTATGAAACAACGCCCGCATATATCCCGCTATTGGAAATGCCAGCTCATTGGCTGGTCTGCCGCTGCCTTGTATTGGGGCGTTACAGGATGGATGGGGCAAGGCTTCCGGTGGTCACTGGCGGTATCCTATTTTGTGTCGGACGTGGTGCTGTACATCCTGCTCACACATGCTTACCGCAACCTGGTGTTGCGCCTGGGATGGCAGCGGTTACCATTGCCGCAATTGTTGTGGCGCATCATTCCCGCTGACCTGGTATTGTCGCTGGCCTATATGGTCACCACTATCACGAAGATCTACCTGCTGCGGATGGCCATTACCGGGTTCTCACAGCCTTTCGCCGTGTTTTTTGCAGACAACTGGCTGCCTGTGCTGGTAGCGGGTTTGCGGCTTATGACCATTTGGGTACTGGCTTACCACCTCTATCATTATGCGCAGCGGGAGATCATCATTGCCCGGGAAAATGCACGGCTGGAAGTGATCACCAAAGAAGCCCAGCTCAATAATTTATCCGCCCAGCTGAACCCGCATTTCTTTTTTAATTCACTCAATAATATCAAGTCCCTGATCATTGAAAACCCCACTGCTGCCCGGCGGGGCGTGGACCTGATGGCAGCACTGCTGCGCTCATCGCTGTACAACGGTGACCGGCAGCAGGTAACGTTACAGGCGGAGCTGGACCTGGTAAATGACTACCTGGAACTGGAAAAAATGAGACTGGAAGAGCGCTTGCGGTACCATATTTCCGTGGATGATGCCTTGCTGGAGCAGCACCTGCCGCGACTGAGCGTCCAGACCCTGGTGGAGAATGCCATCAAGCATGGTGTATCTGTGCAGAAGGCTGGTGGTGATATAACGGTAACGGTTATACGTAATAACGGGATGATCGAGATAAAAGTACAAAACCCCGGGCAGCTGGATGTTGCCAGGTCTAACATGGGATTGGGCCTGAAGAACCTGGGCGAGCGTATACGGCTGCAATATCCTGCACACGGCGTGTTTGAGATAACCGCGCAGGAAGATGGAACTGTTTTGGCTACCTTGTTAATTCCTGTCACATGAAGCAGATCCGTGT
Coding sequences:
- a CDS encoding aldo/keto reductase; this translates as MEKRILGKSGLEVSALGLGCMGLSFGLGPTPDRQDAIKLLRAAYDAGVTFFDTAEAYGPGTNEELLGEALAPFRNQVVIATKFGFKNGIPAQGTDSRPENIRAVAEASLKRLKTDHIDLFYQHRVDPTVPIEEVAGTIGQLISEGKVKHWGMSEAGVTAIRKAHAVQPVAALQSEYSLWWREPEQQIIPTLEELGIGFVPFSPLGKGFLTGAISADTQFGANDFRNISPRFSEDNRRANQVVVDLLRDLAATRHATPAQIALAWLLAQKPWIVPIPGTSKLHRLEENNAAVNIELSAAELKTITEAADKLQIQGARYPESFQKMVDKA
- a CDS encoding sterol desaturase family protein encodes the protein MEIMHNLYDELIGFMGLRSLLDMYQTGNYKALLTLNGILGAVSPVLPFLLVIEIIRAIVYKRFKIEDYRMPFFIFIINRVIGRFLSIAAVAFCIGVFEKYALFKTTFTWYWLIYGYIIWEFGHFLYHFWGHRVRLFWCLHATHHTPQSMNLSVSYAHFFLEGAYADCIRTTVCMLAGVNPPLLFFIMFIDGTWGGFIHAGENVVKDGRLGFLNRWILTPSHHRVHHAKNPLYMDTNFCNLLNIWDRVFGTFQHEVPNLPIEYGVSRDVNNRNFLDVYFGEFYYLALDVWKAPGLWNKVRYIFMPPGWSHTGAHKTAVVVRRAYLESLKQEQPIAAPQTTLYETAQQQTN
- a CDS encoding rhodanese-like domain-containing protein codes for the protein MKYIISCLFLLAAFILPTHAQQKDPWTSAQLMEPGTLAARINAGQTKDLVVLCIGPGALVKGSVDIGPAHEAAGLQHLKAYLQQVDRSKTVVIYCGCCPFDKCPNIRPAFAELTAMGFKNARLLDLPRNLKADWLDKGYPKQ
- a CDS encoding NHL repeat-containing protein — its product is MKQHSNKPTDTGSSRRQFIRNTSLTIGSLWLTNNLLGSSKEPVYGHNEVRYTLDTHWSKCTPQQYPVNDCHEMVQDKKGRILLLTNETKNNVLVYDTRGQVLDAWGHHFPGAHGLTLHDENGTEFLYITDTVKHQVYKTTMTGEILLTIDAPADAKLYEKPEKFVPTETTIASNGDIFIADGYGEQYILHYNSKGELLNYFGGRGDGDEHLDNAHGILLDPRRKDGSLLVTDRTRNCFKRFSREGKLLEIIRLPGACVCRPVVQGDYLYAAVLRSPDMNKEGSGFVTILDKHNKVISNIGGSEPKYVDGQLQPMSQTDKIFVHPHDVCVDRDHNLYVAQWASGKVYPYKLKRV
- a CDS encoding sensor histidine kinase, which produces MKQRPHISRYWKCQLIGWSAAALYWGVTGWMGQGFRWSLAVSYFVSDVVLYILLTHAYRNLVLRLGWQRLPLPQLLWRIIPADLVLSLAYMVTTITKIYLLRMAITGFSQPFAVFFADNWLPVLVAGLRLMTIWVLAYHLYHYAQREIIIARENARLEVITKEAQLNNLSAQLNPHFFFNSLNNIKSLIIENPTAARRGVDLMAALLRSSLYNGDRQQVTLQAELDLVNDYLELEKMRLEERLRYHISVDDALLEQHLPRLSVQTLVENAIKHGVSVQKAGGDITVTVIRNNGMIEIKVQNPGQLDVARSNMGLGLKNLGERIRLQYPAHGVFEITAQEDGTVLATLLIPVT
- a CDS encoding aldehyde dehydrogenase family protein translates to MKQIDRIYINGQFVAPKGTATADIISPVDGTIASRLTYANEADAQDAIIAASRAQATYAQSTLPERAGYLQRIHDEIMLRMDALIEATIVEYGATRERAKWSNMLAATTFTGFIPVMEKYAFEKPVNESTVIMEPVGVSAIFTPWNSSSGSIAVKLAPALAAGCAVIIKPSEFSPWQAQLIMEAIHAAGLPAGVVNMVNGRGDVISKALMESNSVTKIAFTGSTTVGKMIAQQAVRTMKRLTLELSGKSANIILEDADLSKALPLALQAIFMNNGQACIAGSRLLVPAGKLDEVKVGLLEAYQTFKVGNPNDATVNIGPVASQQQFDRIQRYIQVALDEGATLIAGGLGHPEGLEQGFYVKPTIFMDVNNQMRIAREEVFGPVLTVIPYQNEDEAIAIANDTEYGLMTYFSTTDVDHAKQLARRVQSGRVLINTLKHDPLAPFGGFKHSGIGRENGDFGIEAFLEPKALIV
- a CDS encoding MFS transporter yields the protein MNSSIRLGLKENWRQFTLLVLVNMLVGGMVGLERTVVPLVGTSEFKIGADLVVFSFIIAFGVVKAFTNLISGVLADKYTRKRVLVLGWLVGLPVPFLLAWGPSWRWIIGANVLLGISQGLAWSMTVNMKVDLVGPRKRGLAMGLNEAAGYGAVGITALLTGYIAATHGLRPQPFYIGIVYAVAGLLLSVFVVRDTRPYAQLESAQTPVTTAGEPAHKPGLGWVFRETSLRNSNLFAVCQAGLINNLNDGMSWGVFPLLFISLGVGLEGVGWIKAIYPAVWGMGQVFTGPLADRIGRKPLIVWGMFVQAVGHVVIGAEVWSPLTSGIAGSVLLGAGTAMVYPALLAAVSDAAHPSWRASSLGVYRFWRDIGYAVGALMAGVVASRFGLIWAVHLAGLITFLSGVLVWVKMVPPLKKEAVHLNTV
- a CDS encoding helix-turn-helix domain-containing protein, whose amino-acid sequence is MEEIVKIDSVDLYNKLRGVPTQHPLVSVIDLSKAQLMPARSFNFGLYAIFLKLLDCGELRYGRHHYDYQEGTLVFIGPGQVIGVKRKMEVVAPKGWVVVFHPELIKGTALGRHMQDYSFFSYDVNEALHLSEEEREIVLDCFRKIQYELQHSVDHHSKTLITSNIELFLNYCNRFYDRQFITRDNAHKGVLERFEALLLDYFSAGKPQQEGLPSVAWCARQLNLSANYFGDLVKKETGVSAQEYIQGKVIDMAKERVSDMEKSISEVAYDLGFKYPQHFTRLFKQKVGLAPNEYRKLYTA
- a CDS encoding ArsR/SmtB family transcription factor → MNKRDFKDKVYAELTRVTKALANPHRLEIIDLLAQGPFAVEVIAGYTGLSVANASQHLQTLKQANLVSMTRDGNFIRYRLAGENVFSAWSALRELGTACNAAVEKVVTDFRKGHGGLDAVDAMTLAKMLAKGQVILLDVRPEEEYDRGHIHRAISMPVAQLRKHLDALPKSKLIVAYCRGPFCVYADEAVALLKKKGYKATRLNEGFPDWALMGLPVEVPALS